The Geobacter sp. genome has a window encoding:
- a CDS encoding response regulator, whose translation MAKIIMTADDSASVRQMVSFTLKQSGYEVVEAVDGKDALQKLGSTKVDMIITDLNMPNLDGIGLIKGARALPACKFIPIIMLTTESQESKKSEGKSAGATGWIVKPFKPEQLIAVVKKVLG comes from the coding sequence ATGGCAAAGATAATCATGACGGCAGACGATTCCGCAAGTGTCCGGCAGATGGTGAGTTTCACGCTCAAACAGAGTGGCTACGAAGTGGTTGAGGCGGTCGATGGCAAAGATGCGCTGCAAAAACTCGGCAGCACCAAGGTAGACATGATCATTACTGACCTCAATATGCCGAACCTCGATGGGATTGGACTGATCAAGGGAGCACGGGCTCTGCCTGCCTGCAAGTTCATCCCTATCATCATGCTGACAACCGAATCGCAGGAATCAAAGAAGAGTGAAGGCAAGTCTGCAGGCGCAACCGGCTGGATCGTGAAACCATTCAAACCTGAACAGCTCATCGCTGTCGTGAAAAAGGTGCTCGGATGA
- a CDS encoding chemotaxis protein CheW: MSVAGVTETVQYLTFKLDDETFAVDVAKVREILDFSTVTKVPQTPDFMRGVINLRGSVVPVVDMRLKFGMSETEKTVDTCIIVLEITLDNETAVVGALADSVQEVLELEPENIEPAPRIGTKLNTDFLVGMGKQNETFIMILNIDKVFTLDELGGQEGIAA; the protein is encoded by the coding sequence ATGAGCGTAGCGGGGGTAACGGAGACGGTGCAGTACCTGACCTTCAAGCTGGACGACGAAACCTTTGCGGTTGACGTTGCCAAGGTTCGCGAGATCCTGGATTTCAGTACGGTGACAAAGGTGCCGCAGACGCCTGATTTCATGCGCGGGGTGATCAACCTGCGGGGGAGCGTGGTTCCGGTGGTTGACATGCGTCTGAAGTTCGGCATGAGTGAGACAGAAAAGACGGTGGATACCTGCATCATCGTGCTGGAGATAACGCTGGATAACGAGACAGCCGTGGTAGGGGCTCTGGCCGATTCGGTTCAGGAAGTGCTGGAGCTGGAGCCGGAGAACATCGAACCAGCGCCGCGGATCGGGACCAAGCTGAACACGGACTTCCTGGTAGGGATGGGGAAGCAGAACGAAACCTTCATCATGATTCTGAACATCGACAAGGTCTTTACCCTGGACGAGTTGGGGGGGCAGGAAGGGATAGCTGCCTGA
- a CDS encoding cytochrome C has translation MSLQWCIVAAAVLALPAIGGAELFHNGSVGNCDGCHTRSRAEGSATSGFQNSTTATGAAQAGYMLNGSDPGSTCLNCHGTPNNMHRASGHFVATGNEDLLGNIPPTQLTPGGDFGWLKKSYRWSREGGASAFQGESSPGERHGHNIVAADYGYSADTSNPIAPGGTYPAEGFSCISCHDPHGNYRRGADGATRSAGFPIKSSGSYADSPDPDTEHTVGSYRLLAGRGYQPKSLQGDYAFTADPPAAVSPALFNRSETLTDTRVAYGKSMSEWCQNCHTSSHKNGGHPAGNTARFSTETVRIYNTYVASGNTTGKVPESYSSLVPYEMGTDEYATLKRTANSDGSDRNGPKERPNVFCLSCHRAHASGWDHMTRWNMKAEMILSEGKFPGVDNDSPPMLSQGRTSLETQRALYDRPPRSFSTYQRGLCSKCHAKD, from the coding sequence ATGTCGCTGCAATGGTGCATAGTGGCCGCGGCAGTCCTGGCCTTGCCGGCAATCGGGGGGGCAGAGCTGTTTCATAATGGCAGTGTCGGGAACTGTGACGGATGCCATACGCGGTCCAGGGCAGAGGGGTCGGCAACCAGTGGATTCCAGAATTCCACCACGGCGACCGGTGCTGCCCAAGCGGGATACATGCTTAATGGTTCCGATCCGGGCTCGACCTGTCTCAATTGCCACGGTACACCGAACAATATGCACCGGGCCTCGGGTCATTTCGTGGCCACGGGGAACGAGGATCTGCTGGGGAATATCCCTCCGACGCAGTTAACCCCCGGAGGGGATTTCGGCTGGCTGAAAAAAAGTTATCGCTGGTCCAGGGAGGGTGGCGCATCGGCATTCCAGGGGGAGTCGAGCCCGGGTGAGCGCCATGGGCACAACATCGTTGCTGCGGATTATGGTTATTCGGCAGATACCAGCAATCCGATCGCTCCCGGCGGAACCTATCCGGCAGAGGGGTTTAGCTGCATCAGCTGTCATGATCCCCACGGCAATTACCGGCGGGGGGCAGATGGTGCCACACGTTCCGCCGGTTTTCCGATCAAGTCCTCGGGTTCGTATGCGGACAGCCCTGATCCCGACACGGAGCATACCGTCGGTTCCTACCGCCTGCTGGCAGGTCGCGGCTATCAACCGAAAAGCCTGCAGGGGGATTATGCCTTTACGGCAGATCCCCCTGCAGCAGTCTCACCGGCACTTTTCAACCGGTCCGAGACATTGACCGATACCCGGGTCGCCTATGGGAAAAGCATGTCGGAATGGTGCCAGAACTGCCATACCAGTTCCCACAAAAATGGTGGGCACCCGGCGGGCAACACCGCAAGGTTTTCCACGGAAACGGTCAGGATCTATAATACCTATGTTGCTTCCGGAAACACTACCGGCAAGGTTCCCGAGTCATACTCGTCTCTGGTCCCTTACGAGATGGGAACCGATGAGTATGCCACCTTGAAAAGGACTGCCAACAGCGACGGTAGTGATCGAAACGGCCCCAAAGAGAGGCCGAATGTCTTTTGCCTGAGCTGTCATCGCGCACATGCCTCTGGGTGGGATCATATGACCCGGTGGAACATGAAAGCGGAGATGATCCTTTCCGAGGGAAAATTCCCCGGGGTCGATAACGACTCGCCCCCCATGCTCTCCCAGGGGAGAACATCGCTCGAGACGCAACGGGCGCTCTATGACCGCCCACCCCGTTCGTTTTCCACTTACCAGCGTGGACTTTGCAGCAAATGCCATGCAAAGGACTGA
- a CDS encoding methyl-accepting chemotaxis protein, producing MTYSLASLFKSRKPPSHEKEPAVDSVRDVAAVHFPFAEWSDGLIKMSRELGQLAGSTEGEFLAIGSKLHDFYERGGSISQLASRVVDQVGGHELQDAINGLATLLDQMQDYLNGAERDSAKDCQSLTSVLGMLDHVSEPLDGFKKINKVLRMLGTSTKIESARLGQSAAGFDTLAADVANLSVQVVDKSQTILEQQGKLGTTIRATLGRVEDFEVEQRAQVRSILLKTRESLASLKEINSRCTALAAVVATSSSEVSRSISEVVTSMQFHDIVRQQIEHVEIALVELHERVAVVTAHSNATEGRDLVVETGDICELQAAQLRQASQEIRNAISSIIENLRAIARKEGDTAEETRVMAGVADQAGSSFFTDMKRDLEQVASSLADSAQANHEISQAMNTVAGTVGEIVSFVGDIENIGEEIELIALNAQIKAARTGKDGAALGVLAEAIQRLSVEAQQQTTTVSDTLRDITETTEKLFRGVNAEAKVLEQEVDVMVRDLHELLQTLQGLNESLIANLGLLEREVHGLSADIDLATSSVTVHDQMTGGLENIVGALEGLISQSRELVPVDSVVGRAERLKELASRYTMHSERRVHADIAQTGHVDHEIVSGGGELGDNIELF from the coding sequence GTGACATATTCCCTTGCAAGTCTGTTCAAGTCACGGAAACCACCGTCCCACGAAAAAGAGCCTGCAGTTGACAGCGTCCGTGATGTCGCAGCAGTCCATTTTCCGTTTGCCGAGTGGAGTGACGGACTGATCAAGATGTCCAGAGAATTGGGGCAGCTGGCTGGCTCCACTGAGGGTGAATTCCTCGCCATCGGATCCAAGTTGCACGATTTCTACGAGAGGGGCGGGAGTATCAGTCAGCTCGCCAGCCGTGTTGTCGATCAGGTGGGGGGACATGAGTTGCAGGATGCAATCAATGGACTCGCTACGCTGCTGGACCAGATGCAGGACTACCTGAACGGAGCCGAACGGGATTCAGCTAAAGACTGCCAGTCACTGACCAGCGTTCTCGGCATGCTCGACCATGTGTCGGAACCTCTGGATGGATTCAAGAAAATCAATAAGGTCCTGCGCATGCTGGGCACTTCCACCAAGATAGAGAGCGCACGTCTCGGCCAGAGCGCGGCCGGGTTCGATACCCTGGCTGCCGATGTGGCCAATCTCTCGGTGCAGGTGGTGGACAAATCCCAGACCATTCTCGAACAGCAGGGAAAGCTGGGCACAACTATCAGGGCGACTCTCGGGAGAGTTGAGGACTTTGAGGTTGAGCAACGGGCACAGGTGCGCAGCATCCTGCTCAAGACGCGGGAGAGTCTTGCGTCACTCAAGGAGATCAATAGCCGCTGCACGGCACTCGCTGCGGTGGTCGCCACCTCATCCTCGGAAGTGTCCAGGAGTATCAGTGAAGTTGTAACCTCAATGCAGTTCCATGACATTGTCCGGCAGCAGATCGAGCATGTGGAGATAGCCCTGGTTGAGCTGCATGAACGGGTCGCTGTCGTTACTGCCCATTCAAATGCCACTGAAGGCCGCGATCTTGTTGTCGAGACCGGGGATATCTGCGAACTACAGGCAGCGCAACTCAGGCAAGCCAGCCAGGAAATCAGGAATGCCATTTCCAGCATCATCGAAAACCTCCGAGCCATCGCTCGCAAAGAGGGGGATACAGCCGAAGAGACCCGTGTCATGGCTGGGGTGGCCGATCAGGCCGGGAGTTCATTTTTTACCGATATGAAGCGCGACCTTGAGCAGGTGGCCAGTTCTCTGGCTGACAGTGCGCAGGCAAACCATGAGATCTCCCAGGCCATGAATACGGTAGCTGGGACTGTGGGCGAGATTGTCAGTTTTGTCGGCGATATCGAAAACATTGGTGAAGAGATCGAACTCATAGCTTTGAATGCTCAGATCAAGGCTGCTCGGACCGGCAAGGACGGGGCTGCCCTGGGGGTGTTGGCGGAAGCCATCCAGAGGCTTTCCGTGGAAGCCCAGCAGCAGACCACAACGGTTTCGGATACCTTGCGCGACATTACCGAGACGACCGAGAAACTTTTCAGGGGAGTCAATGCCGAAGCGAAGGTCTTGGAACAGGAAGTGGACGTCATGGTGAGAGATCTCCATGAACTGTTGCAGACCCTGCAGGGATTGAACGAAAGTCTCATTGCCAATCTTGGTTTGCTGGAGAGGGAAGTACATGGACTCTCTGCGGACATCGATTTGGCAACCAGTTCCGTCACGGTTCATGATCAGATGACGGGTGGACTGGAGAATATCGTAGGTGCCCTGGAAGGGCTGATTTCACAGTCCCGCGAACTCGTGCCCGTTGATTCGGTAGTCGGCCGGGCAGAACGTCTCAAGGAACTCGCCAGTCGCTACACTATGCACAGCGAACGCAGGGTGCATGCAGATATAGCCCAGACAGGCCATGTTGATCACGAGATCGTTTCAGGTGGCGGTGAACTGGGCGATAACATTGAGCTCTTTTAG
- a CDS encoding cytochrome C, with protein MKKLIAGAVFLAMTAMVLPAGAAEKISLPKGYEKWEKSKEKMVNDKNSLFYGIHYIYLDKKTMTTYKAGGKYPEGSQFVVVFYNIKNEGGKPAKGKKNMVVLMKKDKRQKATGGWLFAGFTPEGKHNATLDPVKTCFECHLKDAAATDFVISKYSDFK; from the coding sequence ATGAAAAAGTTGATAGCAGGGGCTGTATTCCTGGCCATGACGGCAATGGTGCTGCCGGCTGGCGCTGCTGAAAAGATCTCATTGCCCAAGGGGTATGAGAAGTGGGAGAAGAGCAAAGAGAAGATGGTGAACGACAAGAATTCCCTCTTCTATGGGATTCACTACATTTATCTGGACAAAAAGACGATGACGACCTACAAGGCCGGCGGCAAATACCCTGAGGGAAGCCAGTTTGTGGTGGTTTTCTACAATATCAAGAACGAGGGTGGCAAGCCTGCCAAGGGAAAGAAGAACATGGTGGTCCTGATGAAGAAGGACAAAAGGCAGAAGGCTACCGGAGGCTGGCTGTTTGCCGGGTTTACCCCTGAAGGGAAGCATAACGCAACCCTCGACCCGGTAAAAACCTGCTTTGAGTGCCATCTGAAGGATGCTGCAGCAACTGATTTCGTCATTTCGAAGTATTCAGACTTCAAATAA
- a CDS encoding cytochrome C: protein MHNRSRGLRRQRGAVLAFLAVLTIHVHAAAQENFHNGSIGRCEGCHGRPASTGQVGDEASEAFGQPSFMLKGADASSTCLICHEAPAGLNQPRDHYVASNGSLLTPGMPPSQLTPAGDFGWLKKTYRWMPSEWQGQRWEESSPGERHGHNIVALEFGYMPDGRNTVAPGGTYPSQALSCTSCHDPHGDYKRFPNGIVVERGNAAAGSGSYNTSQIPTATRSVGVYRLLAGKGYRPKDAAGVQEFLADPPAAVAPASYNRSERAADTRVAYGSGMSEWCLNCHQQIHGSGSGLGHPTGRGARLTGQIAANYNAYVGSGNINGAPAEAYTSMVPFEMGTDDYAVLKSAANSDGSYRRGVEGGGSPQVMCLTCHRAHASGWDGMTRWNTHSEFIVHNGRYPGVDMFASAEFAQGRTTAEVSKTFYDRKPSDYASYQRSLCNKCHVKD from the coding sequence ATGCACAATCGATCCAGGGGTCTGAGACGTCAACGGGGAGCGGTACTGGCCTTTCTTGCCGTATTGACCATTCACGTACATGCGGCTGCCCAGGAGAATTTCCATAACGGTTCCATCGGCAGATGTGAAGGATGCCACGGCAGGCCTGCCAGTACCGGGCAGGTGGGCGATGAAGCCTCGGAGGCCTTTGGACAGCCATCGTTCATGCTGAAGGGGGCGGATGCCAGTTCAACCTGTCTGATCTGCCATGAGGCGCCAGCAGGCCTCAATCAGCCGCGCGATCATTATGTTGCCTCGAACGGTTCCCTGTTGACTCCGGGTATGCCACCGAGCCAATTGACGCCAGCCGGTGATTTCGGCTGGCTCAAGAAGACCTATCGCTGGATGCCGTCGGAGTGGCAAGGCCAACGGTGGGAGGAAAGCAGCCCAGGGGAGCGGCATGGCCACAACATCGTTGCCCTGGAATTTGGCTACATGCCTGATGGGAGGAACACGGTGGCACCCGGAGGGACATACCCGTCCCAGGCTCTCTCCTGTACGAGCTGTCATGACCCCCATGGCGATTACAAGCGTTTCCCGAACGGTATCGTCGTGGAAAGGGGAAATGCCGCGGCCGGTTCCGGTTCCTACAACACCAGCCAGATTCCGACGGCAACGCGGTCTGTGGGAGTCTACCGGCTCCTGGCTGGCAAAGGGTATCGTCCGAAGGATGCCGCGGGTGTTCAGGAATTCCTGGCAGATCCACCCGCTGCAGTGGCGCCGGCTTCCTACAATCGCTCGGAACGTGCTGCCGATACCAGGGTGGCGTACGGGAGCGGGATGTCGGAGTGGTGCCTGAACTGCCACCAGCAAATTCATGGCAGCGGAAGCGGGCTCGGCCACCCCACGGGGCGTGGAGCCCGGTTGACCGGCCAGATTGCCGCCAACTACAATGCCTATGTAGGCAGTGGCAATATAAACGGTGCTCCGGCAGAGGCCTACACGTCCATGGTTCCTTTCGAGATGGGGACTGATGACTATGCCGTCCTCAAATCGGCGGCAAACAGCGATGGTTCGTATCGCAGGGGGGTTGAGGGCGGCGGCTCGCCGCAGGTGATGTGTCTCACCTGCCATCGAGCCCATGCTTCAGGATGGGACGGTATGACACGCTGGAACACCCATTCGGAATTCATCGTCCATAATGGGAGATATCCCGGTGTCGATATGTTTGCTTCTGCGGAGTTTGCCCAGGGTCGGACGACCGCTGAGGTCAGCAAGACGTTTTACGACCGCAAGCCGTCGGATTATGCCAGTTATCAGCGCAGTCTTTGCAATAAATGCCATGTAAAGGATTAA
- a CDS encoding STAS domain-containing protein codes for MEEFTAHQSGDASSRVLALSGMLTIHYAGEIKSALMEAFAGAEKLTCDLQRISEIDLSGLQLLCAAHRLALDSGVSLTVCGLHENAVPSVAQEAGFFRHVGCLQDVNKTCLWVGGEK; via the coding sequence ATGGAAGAGTTTACGGCACATCAGTCTGGGGATGCGAGCAGTCGGGTCCTTGCACTGAGCGGTATGCTGACGATTCATTATGCAGGTGAGATCAAATCTGCCCTCATGGAAGCGTTTGCAGGTGCAGAAAAGCTGACATGCGATCTGCAGCGTATCAGTGAGATTGACCTGTCAGGGTTGCAACTGTTATGCGCCGCGCATCGTTTGGCACTTGACAGTGGGGTCTCCTTGACCGTTTGTGGCCTTCATGAGAATGCCGTACCCTCAGTGGCGCAGGAGGCCGGGTTTTTTCGCCACGTTGGTTGTCTGCAAGATGTGAATAAGACCTGTCTTTGGGTTGGAGGTGAAAAGTAA
- a CDS encoding chemotaxis protein CheA, whose translation MIDSHRQAFKEEAYELLSELETSLLALEETPDDLETIGRVFRAMHTIKGSGAMFGFEEIAAFTHEVETVFDLVRNGKLAVTRDLINLTLAARDLIKGMLDASDGGGPIDDVTAVALVSELKKLVPREDQEGGTTPVEEKVADAPQAVVQKYATYRIRFKPAAEIFMNGTNPLNLIAELSQLGSHKTVAQIGKIPSLNDLQPELCYVLWDIILTTNRGKDAIEDVFIFVADDCELSIELIDDAEQASEGDYKKLGEILVEKGDISRAEMDEILSLQKRFGELAVAAGKVSPEGVQAALAEQQHVKEVRQERQAQEAMTSIRVPADKLDLLVNLVGELVTVQARLTQTATSRKDAELVNIAEEVERLSAELRDNALNIRMLPIGTTFSKFKRLVRDLSNELGKEIEMTTDGAETELDKTVIERLNDPLVHLIRNSIDHGIEYPDERAAAGKQRRGTVHLAAVHSGDSVLISIKDDGAGLDREAIRTKAVERGLIQSTAELPDKEIFAQIFAPGFSTAKKVTSVSGRGVGMDVVKRAIDALRGTIDISSQRGVGTTITVRIPLTLAIIESLLVKIREDCFVIPLSIVSECVELTREQVVESHGRNLANVRGHLVPYVPLRERFAISGEPPAIQQIVITDMDGYRVGFVVDHVIGEHQTVIKSLGRAYKNVDAVSGATILGDGNVALILDIPQLMRGVELAEKVA comes from the coding sequence ATGATCGACAGTCATAGACAGGCATTCAAGGAAGAGGCGTACGAACTCCTTTCCGAACTGGAAACCTCGTTGCTGGCCCTTGAGGAAACCCCGGACGATCTTGAGACCATTGGTCGCGTCTTCCGCGCGATGCATACCATTAAAGGCTCAGGTGCCATGTTCGGGTTCGAGGAGATTGCCGCGTTTACCCACGAGGTCGAAACGGTCTTTGATCTGGTGCGCAACGGTAAGCTGGCGGTGACCAGGGATTTGATCAATCTTACCCTGGCCGCGCGAGATCTGATCAAAGGGATGCTCGATGCCTCGGACGGCGGCGGACCCATTGATGATGTGACGGCAGTTGCTCTTGTCTCTGAGCTCAAGAAGCTCGTGCCTCGTGAAGATCAAGAGGGGGGGACGACTCCTGTCGAGGAAAAGGTGGCGGATGCGCCGCAAGCGGTCGTCCAGAAGTATGCGACCTATCGCATCCGCTTTAAACCGGCAGCGGAAATATTCATGAACGGCACCAATCCGCTCAATCTTATAGCGGAGCTATCCCAGTTAGGCTCGCACAAGACCGTTGCACAGATCGGGAAGATCCCCAGCCTCAACGACCTGCAGCCAGAACTCTGCTATGTTCTATGGGACATCATCCTTACCACCAATCGCGGCAAAGATGCCATTGAGGACGTGTTTATCTTCGTTGCCGATGACTGTGAGCTCTCCATCGAACTCATCGACGATGCCGAACAGGCTTCCGAGGGAGATTACAAGAAGCTCGGTGAAATTCTGGTGGAGAAGGGCGATATCTCGCGGGCAGAAATGGATGAAATTCTGTCCCTGCAAAAACGGTTCGGCGAACTTGCTGTTGCCGCCGGGAAGGTATCCCCTGAAGGTGTGCAGGCAGCACTGGCTGAACAGCAGCATGTCAAGGAGGTACGCCAGGAACGGCAGGCCCAGGAGGCCATGACCAGCATCAGGGTGCCGGCTGATAAACTGGATCTGCTGGTGAACCTGGTTGGAGAGCTGGTTACGGTGCAGGCCCGGTTGACCCAGACTGCCACATCCCGCAAGGATGCCGAACTGGTCAATATCGCGGAGGAGGTGGAGCGGCTCTCAGCAGAACTGCGCGACAATGCCCTCAATATCAGGATGCTTCCCATCGGGACGACGTTCAGTAAGTTCAAGCGACTGGTCCGCGACCTTTCCAACGAGTTGGGTAAAGAGATCGAGATGACCACAGACGGGGCTGAGACCGAACTGGACAAGACGGTTATCGAGAGACTCAATGATCCCCTCGTACACCTGATTCGCAACAGTATCGACCACGGCATCGAATATCCCGATGAACGAGCAGCGGCCGGCAAACAACGCCGGGGAACGGTTCACCTTGCCGCTGTGCATTCCGGTGACAGCGTGCTGATATCCATCAAGGACGATGGAGCCGGACTCGACCGTGAGGCGATCCGCACCAAGGCCGTTGAGCGGGGACTGATCCAGTCAACGGCGGAACTCCCGGATAAGGAGATCTTTGCCCAGATATTTGCCCCCGGGTTTTCCACGGCAAAAAAGGTCACCAGCGTTTCAGGACGCGGGGTTGGGATGGATGTGGTGAAACGGGCGATCGATGCCCTGCGCGGAACTATTGATATTTCCAGTCAACGGGGTGTCGGGACCACGATAACCGTGAGGATACCGCTTACGCTGGCGATTATCGAGAGCCTGCTGGTGAAGATCCGCGAAGACTGTTTCGTCATCCCTCTTTCGATTGTCAGTGAATGCGTCGAACTGACCCGCGAACAGGTTGTAGAGTCCCATGGCCGCAATCTGGCCAATGTCCGGGGGCACTTGGTCCCGTATGTCCCGTTGCGGGAGCGTTTTGCCATATCCGGCGAGCCTCCTGCCATCCAGCAGATCGTGATAACCGATATGGATGGTTACCGGGTCGGCTTTGTGGTGGATCATGTTATCGGCGAACACCAGACGGTCATCAAATCTCTGGGGCGGGCCTACAAAAACGTCGATGCTGTTTCCGGTGCCACCATCCTGGGAGATGGCAATGTGGCGCTGATTCTCGACATTCCCCAGTTGATGCGGGGGGTGGAATTGGCCGAGAAGGTTGCATAA
- a CDS encoding HAMP domain-containing protein — protein MLKNMKIGMRLGLGFGVVLGIFMVAVFILGFELKSISTESTQVKEEALPFLVTAYELDVDVTGISEALTDAAATHNLESLKIAEAKVKEVEEDLGKFKEMFRKENNTALLKETEEIEADVKKFYEIGERMVHVYIDKGVVEGNRQMEEVDKARTPLLAKVEKMQKLQLDEANINATEVVTGAGKGIQVLIGLGVFAILSGGLIAFFITRSITVPIQRAVTVSNTLAEGDLTVQIEANSTDETGQLLGAMGNMLEKLKEIVADVKNAADNVAAGSQQLSSGSEEMSQGASEQAAAAEEASSSMEEMSSNIKQNADNALQTEKIAVKSADDAKAGGKAVEETVQAMKEIADKISIIEEIARQTNLLALNAAIEAARAGEHGKGFAVVASEVRKLAERSQKAAAEISELSASSVEVAERAGGLLMKMVPDIQRTAELVQEISAASKEQDTGAEQINKAIQQLDQVIQQNASASEEMASTAEELNSQAEQLQVSISFFRLDERGRSRIEPKAEAPRKSKVPQIAHLKKEKHPAMHAKGMKRAVGSDGFGLELSEGSDKLDSEFEKF, from the coding sequence ATGCTGAAAAACATGAAGATTGGCATGCGTCTCGGTTTGGGGTTCGGTGTAGTTCTCGGTATCTTCATGGTGGCTGTCTTCATTCTGGGATTCGAGCTGAAGAGCATCAGCACGGAATCCACGCAGGTGAAAGAAGAGGCGTTGCCCTTCCTGGTCACGGCATATGAACTCGATGTGGATGTCACCGGTATCTCAGAGGCGTTAACCGATGCTGCTGCAACCCATAATCTGGAAAGTCTGAAGATTGCCGAAGCAAAAGTAAAGGAGGTAGAGGAGGACCTCGGTAAATTCAAGGAGATGTTCAGGAAGGAGAACAATACCGCTCTCTTGAAGGAAACCGAAGAGATAGAGGCGGATGTGAAAAAGTTTTATGAAATCGGAGAACGGATGGTCCATGTCTACATCGACAAAGGCGTGGTCGAGGGGAACAGGCAGATGGAGGAGGTCGACAAGGCCCGGACCCCGCTCTTGGCTAAAGTCGAGAAAATGCAGAAACTGCAGCTCGATGAGGCCAACATTAATGCGACCGAGGTTGTTACCGGTGCAGGGAAAGGGATTCAGGTTCTCATCGGTCTCGGGGTATTCGCTATCCTTTCCGGCGGTCTCATTGCCTTTTTTATCACCCGATCCATAACCGTGCCGATTCAGCGTGCCGTTACAGTCTCCAACACGCTTGCTGAAGGGGACCTCACTGTGCAGATCGAAGCGAACAGTACCGATGAGACCGGCCAACTTCTCGGTGCCATGGGGAATATGCTGGAAAAACTGAAGGAGATCGTTGCTGACGTGAAAAATGCTGCCGATAATGTTGCAGCAGGTTCCCAGCAGCTTTCTTCCGGGTCGGAAGAGATGTCCCAAGGGGCGAGCGAACAGGCTGCCGCTGCAGAAGAGGCCTCCTCCAGCATGGAAGAGATGTCTTCAAACATCAAGCAAAATGCCGATAATGCTCTGCAGACCGAGAAGATTGCCGTCAAGTCTGCAGATGACGCCAAGGCCGGTGGCAAGGCTGTGGAAGAGACGGTCCAGGCAATGAAAGAGATTGCCGACAAGATCTCCATCATCGAAGAAATCGCCAGACAGACCAATCTGTTGGCCTTGAATGCGGCCATCGAGGCGGCAAGGGCCGGGGAACACGGCAAGGGATTTGCGGTGGTGGCTTCCGAAGTCCGTAAGCTAGCAGAGCGCTCGCAGAAGGCGGCAGCCGAGATCAGTGAGCTGTCAGCTTCGAGCGTGGAAGTGGCCGAACGGGCCGGCGGTTTGCTCATGAAGATGGTTCCCGATATCCAGCGGACTGCAGAACTCGTGCAGGAGATTTCAGCTGCCAGCAAGGAACAGGATACGGGCGCCGAGCAGATCAACAAGGCGATCCAGCAGCTCGACCAGGTTATCCAGCAGAATGCCTCTGCCAGTGAGGAGATGGCTTCCACCGCGGAAGAGTTGAACTCCCAGGCAGAGCAACTGCAGGTTTCCATTAGCTTCTTCAGGCTCGACGAACGGGGCAGGTCCCGTATCGAACCAAAAGCGGAAGCGCCTCGTAAATCGAAGGTCCCACAGATAGCCCATCTCAAGAAAGAAAAGCATCCGGCAATGCACGCCAAGGGGATGAAGCGGGCGGTCGGCTCCGATGGATTCGGTCTGGAATTGAGTGAAGGTAGCGACAAACTGGACAGCGAGTTCGAGAAATTTTAG